Proteins encoded by one window of Candidatus Stoquefichus sp. SB1:
- the glgB gene encoding 1,4-alpha-glucan branching protein GlgB — MAKLDNFLIQLFHEGNCLEMYKVFGAHLEEDDGQKGVRFTVYAPNARSIQVVGDFNQWNGENHYMERYTDGGIFTLFIPKLKQYDTYKYRIETPNGSWVDRADPYAFFSELRPATASKVYKIDGYKWADKRWMNKRTKNFDKVLNIYEANIGSWKMKKDFTDEEDGEYYSYEEMIDEIIPYVVENGFSHIELMPLIEFPFDGSWGYQATGYFSATSRYGNPKQLMAFINACHKNNIGVIMDFVPAHFVKDGHGLHQFDGGFVYEYPDINLRYTEWDSCYFDLGREEVRSFLMSSVHFWANYFHVDGIRFDAVSNLIYWKGNKERGVNDGAIEFMKRMNSHMNGLFPGVMLIAEDSTDYPNVTKAPHAGGLGFDYKWDLGWMNDTLAYFKKDPIYRQHPDNHNKLTFSMMYFYRENYILPLSHDEVVHSKGTILDKMWGNNDQKFAQCKALYLYMMTHPGKKLNFMGNELAEYKEWDEKKALGWVLLKYPQHDSFHKYFSDLNHLILNHPALYQYDYYPEGFEWLVVDDCQQSVFAYARYAPDGEILICIMNFVGNTHKGYHIPVPVAGTYKEIINTDTDYYTGSNFTNKRAIKSKKIPAVNKENSILVDIAPFSGMIFELKRK, encoded by the coding sequence ATGGCAAAATTAGATAATTTTTTGATTCAACTTTTCCATGAAGGAAATTGTTTAGAAATGTATAAAGTATTTGGAGCACATTTAGAAGAAGATGATGGGCAAAAAGGTGTTAGATTTACAGTTTATGCACCAAATGCAAGAAGTATTCAAGTTGTAGGTGATTTTAATCAGTGGAATGGTGAAAATCATTATATGGAAAGATATACAGATGGGGGTATTTTTACACTCTTTATTCCAAAATTAAAACAATATGATACATACAAATATCGTATTGAGACACCAAATGGTTCTTGGGTAGATCGTGCTGACCCTTATGCATTCTTTAGTGAATTACGACCAGCGACAGCCTCTAAAGTTTATAAGATTGATGGCTATAAATGGGCGGATAAACGCTGGATGAATAAACGTACAAAGAACTTTGATAAAGTATTAAATATTTATGAAGCTAATATTGGTTCATGGAAGATGAAAAAAGATTTCACTGATGAAGAAGATGGGGAATACTATAGTTATGAGGAAATGATTGATGAAATTATTCCTTATGTTGTTGAAAATGGTTTTTCACATATTGAATTGATGCCTTTGATTGAGTTTCCATTTGATGGTTCTTGGGGATATCAGGCAACAGGATATTTTAGTGCAACAAGTCGATATGGTAATCCTAAACAGTTGATGGCATTTATTAATGCATGTCATAAAAATAATATTGGTGTGATTATGGATTTTGTTCCTGCACATTTTGTGAAAGATGGTCATGGATTACATCAGTTTGATGGTGGATTTGTTTATGAATATCCTGATATTAATTTAAGATATACAGAATGGGATAGTTGTTATTTTGATTTGGGTCGAGAAGAAGTGAGAAGTTTCTTAATGTCTTCTGTACACTTTTGGGCAAATTATTTCCATGTTGATGGTATTCGTTTTGATGCTGTTAGTAATTTGATTTATTGGAAAGGGAATAAGGAAAGAGGCGTTAATGATGGCGCTATTGAATTTATGAAACGTATGAATTCACATATGAATGGATTATTCCCAGGTGTTATGTTAATTGCTGAAGATTCTACTGATTATCCTAATGTCACAAAAGCACCTCATGCTGGAGGACTTGGTTTTGATTATAAATGGGATCTTGGATGGATGAATGATACATTAGCGTATTTTAAAAAGGATCCTATTTATCGACAACATCCTGATAACCACAATAAATTGACTTTCTCTATGATGTATTTCTATCGTGAAAATTATATTTTACCATTGTCACATGATGAGGTTGTTCATAGCAAAGGAACTATCTTAGATAAGATGTGGGGTAATAATGATCAAAAATTTGCACAGTGTAAAGCTCTTTACCTATACATGATGACACATCCAGGTAAGAAATTAAACTTTATGGGAAATGAACTTGCAGAATATAAAGAATGGGATGAAAAGAAAGCTTTAGGATGGGTATTATTAAAATATCCACAACATGATTCATTCCACAAATATTTTAGTGATTTAAATCATCTTATTTTAAATCACCCAGCATTATATCAATATGATTATTATCCAGAAGGGTTTGAATGGCTTGTTGTGGATGATTGTCAACAGAGTGTATTTGCATATGCAAGATATGCACCTGATGGGGAAATATTGATTTGTATTATGAACTTTGTAGGGAATACACATAAGGGATATCATATTCCTGTACCAGTTGCAGGAACTTATAAAGAAATCATTAATACAGATACAGATTATTATACTGGTAGCAATTTTACGAACAAAAGAGCTATTAAATCTAAAAAAATACCTGCTGTAAACAAAGAAAATTCGATTTTGGTTGACATTGCGCCATTTTCGGGTATGATATTTGAATTGAAGAGAAAATAG